AGCACTGGCACATCGAGAACCGCAACCATCGAGTCCGAGACGTCACCTATGACGAGGATCGATCCCAAGTCCGTTGGGAGCTACGCCCTGCGTCGTGGCGACAGTAAGAGCCTGCCTGCTGGGATTCCTGCGCCGCAACGGAGTCGACAACGTCGCCCGAGCGACTCGACGATTCGCAGCCAAACCCCAGCAAGCATGGCAACTCAGAGGACTCATACATTCGTGAAACGGCCCTGCTGGTCGGAACCGCCCATTTGTCGATGCCCGCCTTCCCATTGTCTTCGGCGGCTCGCTTGCCGTTGACATTAGAGGCGACGCACCTTGTCCTCGATGTCGAGAGCGGGCCCTGTCAAACACTCCGACTTCGGCGCGAAAACGACGAATGCACGACGGACCACGCCGCCGAGCGTCCTTACAGGCATCGCGCGATGCCGCTGGTTGCCGATCCAAGGGCGTTCGTCTACCATGATTCCAGCGCCATCCGCGTCGCATGCGGCTGCCCACGCGAATCGAAAGTCGAGCCAGCGCCGTTGAGAGTCATCACTCGGTACGTCCTGCGCGAGTTCCTCCTCTTCTTCCTCCTGGCGTTGGTCGCGACGAGCTCGATCCTGATCCTCCGCCAGATCTTCCTGCTGACCAAGCGGTTCGTCAGCAAGGACATCAGTCTGTGGTACCTCGCCGAGCTGCTCGTCTACGCCCTGCCGTCCGTTCTGGCGCTGACGATCCCGATGGCGGTTCTCGCGGGCATGCTCATGGTGCTGGGGCAGTTCGCGTTCACAGGCGAGATCACGGCGATGCGCGCCAGCGGCATGGGCATCCACCGGTTGCTGCTGCCCGTCGCGGTCGTCGGATGCGTCTTCGCGGCGACGGACTACTGGATGATGGACGGCGGCCTGCCCTGGGGGAACCGCCACTACATCGACCTCTACCTGGAGCTGAGCCGGAAGAGCCCCGCCCTCGTCCTCGAAGAGGGCGTTGTCATGCGCAGCATGGAGGGCGACGAACGCCTCTGGTACTTCGAGCGGATGGAGCCCAAGACGAAGCGGCTCCGCAACATCCGCATCTGGGAGGGATACCGCGACGGACGACCCCGACTCACCACCGCCCGCGAGGCGTCCCTGAGCCTCATGAACGGCAACTCGGTTCTCACGCTCTACGACGGCGTCTCCTACGAGCCCGGAGAACGCGACGAGGATGTTCTCGCCATCCGGTTCCCCACCCAGGAGATGACCCTAAACATCGGCGACCAGTTCGCCCGATCCGGCGGAACCTACAAGATCTACCGCACGATGGATAGCGGGACCCTCCGCCAGGAGATTCGCGACCTGCGCGCCGAGCTGGCGAGCGCGCCGGACGCATCCGCCCGCAGCGTCCGCCTATCGCTGGGACGCGCCAGCATGGAGCTTCACAAGAAGTACTCGATCCCCTTCGCCTGCATCGCCTTCGCTCTCGCGAGCGTCCCGCTGGGCATCGTCACACGCCGCAGCGGGTTCATGATGGGGATGGCGATCGGCTTGCCGCTCATCATCGTCTACTATACGCTCCTGCGCGTCGGCGAAACGCTGGGAGAGCGGGCGATGATCCATCCGGTCGTCGGGGCATGGCTTCCCAACGTCCCCATCCTCGTCATCGGCGTCGCCGCCGGTCTCTGGACGCTCCGACGATGACGCGCAACGTCCTGCTGTACGTCGCTCTGCCGTCGGCGCTCCTGACCTGCTTCGTCCTCTGGATGCCCATGCCGATTCGGGCACGGTACGTCTTGCGAAAGTTCGCCGGGCTGTTCGTCCTGTCGTTTGTGCTACAAGTCGCGCTCATTCTGCTCGTGCGCTTCGGCGACCGGGAACTGGGCACCATCTTCTCCGACTCGCAGAGCCTCGCCGAAGGGCTCCGCTTGTTCCTTTACCGCGCGCCGGAACGCATCCTCGAAGTCATCCCGGCGTCGGGCATCCTCGCGGCGTTCTTCACGGTGGGGAGTCTCACACGCTCCCGTGAGATCGTCGCCCTCAAGTCCGCCGGCGTCGATCTCTACCGACTCGCGCTGCCGATCCTCGGGTTCGCGTTCCTCTGCTGCCTCGTCTCGCTGCTGTTCACCGACCGGATCGTCGCACCCTCCATCCAGCGCGTTCAGGAGCTCGACCCGACGACCACCTACGCCGCCGACCGCGAGATCATCTTCGTCGACAGCAGCGACAGCCTGGCGTACATCCAGTCCCTCGACGTGCCCGATCAGCGCGCCTACCATCTGACGTTCTACGACTTCCAAGACCGCGAGCTCGTCGCCGAAACCTACGCCTCCTTCGCCACCTGGGAACCGGGCCAGTGGCATCTGAGCCACGGATGGCGGCGCGACTACCGCGACGCGGGAACCGCCTTCGAGCGATACACTCAACGCGACCGCGCCCTGACCGCCGACCCTCAAATCCTTGTCGCCACCGCCAACGACCCTTCCGCGATGGACTTCAACGAGCTCCGGCGGGTCATCGCCTTCAAGACCCGCGCCGGCTTGCCGACCCGCGCCGAGGTCGTGCGGATGCATCACAACATCGCCTATTCCTTCGCTCTGCTCGTGGGAGTCATGCTGAGCCTGCCGCTCTCGATGCAGTTCGGTCGGTTCGCCGTCGCCATCGGCTTCCCGGCGACCATGCTCATCAGCTTCCTCTACTGGGGCATGGCGATCGCCATGTTCGAGGCGATGGGCGAGAACGGGCGTATTCCCGCCTCGCTCGCGCCGTGGATCGCCAACGTCGTTTTTGCCGTCATTGCGGTCGCCCTGTTCCGAGGGGTCCGCCGATGACTCCTTCGCCCGTCTCGCCCTCTACCTTGCGGTCAGCTAGGAGACGCTCCATGCGCCCGATCCGCGCGACCTTCGTATCGCTCGCCCTGTCCGTCCTCGTCCTCACCGGTGGAGCCCGCAGCGCTCGCGCGCAGGGCGACACAAGCGCCCTCGCGCCGACGCTCCCCGCAGCGACATCGAGCAGTCTCAACGCGTTCACCGGCGTCACGGTCATCGACGGCGACCCCTACTGGCGCGTTGATCTCCGCCCCGACTTCCGATTCGGACGCGTGGGGATCGGCATGAAGGCGGTTCTGCTCGTCGGGCAACCGTCGGGCGACGATCCCGACGCCGACACCAAGACGAAGC
This genomic stretch from Candidatus Poribacteria bacterium harbors:
- a CDS encoding YjgP/YjgQ family permease yields the protein MASQRPHPRHRRRRRSLDAPTMTRNVLLYVALPSALLTCFVLWMPMPIRARYVLRKFAGLFVLSFVLQVALILLVRFGDRELGTIFSDSQSLAEGLRLFLYRAPERILEVIPASGILAAFFTVGSLTRSREIVALKSAGVDLYRLALPILGFAFLCCLVSLLFTDRIVAPSIQRVQELDPTTTYAADREIIFVDSSDSLAYIQSLDVPDQRAYHLTFYDFQDRELVAETYASFATWEPGQWHLSHGWRRDYRDAGTAFERYTQRDRALTADPQILVATANDPSAMDFNELRRVIAFKTRAGLPTRAEVVRMHHNIAYSFALLVGVMLSLPLSMQFGRFAVAIGFPATMLISFLYWGMAIAMFEAMGENGRIPASLAPWIANVVFAVIAVALFRGVRR
- a CDS encoding YjgP/YjgQ family permease; this translates as MPAFPLSSAARLPLTLEATHLVLDVESGPCQTLRLRRENDECTTDHAAERPYRHRAMPLVADPRAFVYHDSSAIRVACGCPRESKVEPAPLRVITRYVLREFLLFFLLALVATSSILILRQIFLLTKRFVSKDISLWYLAELLVYALPSVLALTIPMAVLAGMLMVLGQFAFTGEITAMRASGMGIHRLLLPVAVVGCVFAATDYWMMDGGLPWGNRHYIDLYLELSRKSPALVLEEGVVMRSMEGDERLWYFERMEPKTKRLRNIRIWEGYRDGRPRLTTAREASLSLMNGNSVLTLYDGVSYEPGERDEDVLAIRFPTQEMTLNIGDQFARSGGTYKIYRTMDSGTLRQEIRDLRAELASAPDASARSVRLSLGRASMELHKKYSIPFACIAFALASVPLGIVTRRSGFMMGMAIGLPLIIVYYTLLRVGETLGERAMIHPVVGAWLPNVPILVIGVAAGLWTLRR